One genomic region from Pongo abelii isolate AG06213 chromosome 4, NHGRI_mPonAbe1-v2.0_pri, whole genome shotgun sequence encodes:
- the SAP30L gene encoding histone deacetylase complex subunit SAP30L, translated as MNGFSTEEDSREGPPAAPAAAAPGYGQSCCLIEDGERCVRPAGNASFSKRVQKSISQKKLKLDIDKSVRHLYICDFHKNFIQSVRNKRKRKTSDDGGDSPEHDTDIPEVDLFQLQVNTLRRYKRHYKLQTRPGFNKAQLAETVSRHFRNIPVNEKETLAYFIYMVKSNKSRLDQKSDGGKQLE; from the exons ATGAACGGCTTCAGTACGGAGGAGGACAGCCGCGAAGGGCCCCCCGCCGCCCCAGCCGCCGCCGCCCCGGGCTACGGCCAGAGCTGCTGCCTCATTGAGGACGGCGAGCGCTGCGTCCGGCCCGCGGGCAACGCCTCCTTCAGCAAGAGGGTCCAGAAGAGCATCTCGCAGAAGAAACTCAAGCTGGACATCGACAAGAGC GTAAGGCACCTATATATATGTGATTTTCACAAAAATTTCATCCAGAGTGTCCGaaataaaaggaagaggaagacaagTGACGATGGCGGAGATTCTCCCGAGCATGACACTGACATTCCTGAG GTTGATCTGTTCCAGCTGCAAGTGAACACCCTACGACGTTATAAACGACACTACAAGTTGCAGACCAGACCAGGCTTCAATAAGGCCCAGTTAGCGGAA ACTGTGAGTCGACACTTCAGGAACATACCTGTGAATGAAAAAGAGACCCTTGCCTACTTCATCTACATGGTGAAGAGTAACAAGAGTAGACTGGACCAGAAATCGGACGGTGGCAAGCAGCTTGAGTGA